In Acidobacteriota bacterium, the genomic window GACAATCGGGGTAGCCCGAATAGTCGATCCGATTGACGCCCACCACGATGGCCTCGGCCTCCAGGGTCTCGGCCCAACCCAGCGCGAGAGAGAGCAGGATCGTGTTCCGTGCCGGAACGTAGGTGATGGGAATTTCATCCCCGCCATCGACTCCCCTGCCGTCGGGGACATCCAGGGTGAGATCGGTGAGGGCCGAGCCACCGATGAAACCGAGGTCGACGTCGGCGATGCGATGGGAGGCGGCACCGATCCCGTCGGCCAACTCCGCGGCCCGCTCCAGTTCGACGGCATGTCGTTGACCGTAGCGAACACTCAGCGCGTGGGCCTCCCAACCCTCCCGGATCGCCCACGCGAGACAGGTGGCGGAATCGAGACCGCCGGAGAGCAGAACCACCGCTCGGGCCATTACACGCCCCGCTCGACGCCGGGCCAGAGCAACTTGTGCAACTGCAGCTGGACCCTGACCGGCAACCGATCTTCCAGAACCCAGTCCGCCAACCGAGTCGCCGACAACGACTCGTGGACTCCCGAGAACAGGATCGGGCATCGCTTGCCGAGGTCTCGCTCACGAACGACCTGTCGTGCCCACTCGTAGTCGGCGCGATCGTTGATCACGAACTTCAGTTCATCCCCCGCCCGG contains:
- the queC gene encoding 7-cyano-7-deazaguanine synthase QueC — protein: MARAVVLLSGGLDSATCLAWAIREGWEAHALSVRYGQRHAVELERAAELADGIGAASHRIADVDLGFIGGSALTDLTLDVPDGRGVDGGDEIPITYVPARNTILLSLALGWAETLEAEAIVVGVNRIDYSGYPDCRPAFIAAFERLAGLATRAGVEGCPVRVLTPLLDHGKGEIVRLALQLGVDLSRTLSCYDPSPQGSPCRRCEACVLRARGFADAGETDPSA